One Ahaetulla prasina isolate Xishuangbanna chromosome 1, ASM2864084v1, whole genome shotgun sequence DNA window includes the following coding sequences:
- the EXO1 gene encoding exonuclease 1, which yields MGIQGLLQFIKEAAEPTHVKKYKGQVVAVDTYCWLHKGAYACADKLAKGEATNQYVVYCMKFVDMLLSFGVKPILVFDGCTLPSKKEVEKARREKRQANLLKGKQLLREGKLSEARECFARSINVTHAMACEVIKAARAQGIDCLVAPYEADAQLAYLNKAGMVQAIITEDSDLLAFGCKKVFLKIDKFGNGLEIDQARLGMCKQLGDVFTEEKFRHMCILSGCDYLPSIHGIGLGKSCKLLKIANNPDILKVIEKMGQYLKMNISVTEEYIQGFIRANNTFLYQLVFDPVRRKLVPLNAYEDDIDPETLVYAGKYFDDRTAFQIALGNKDIFTMEQIDDYDPDVSRPELPRSHSWDASYTHEKSSYLKSIWSRDYKPCFTAKSVTNSTPLLEKSTTRGVERLINLKGLKLPSKMLVAKRPRHEEASEEELLSQYFLNSKKTKTEKCDENQQRFSGISAVCASQDSCKNKDNSCFQPRLRNKFATIFQKENENNGAVVVPGTKSRFFCNIGDLPETVSKNKTDQPLQDNEADSPTKEINKLTEDQSPCSSETGERLFSTTPGVGQSSCFTWSRSFAEKSSTPSLSQSIALPKQYQRPSKDIGKDDSVPSSQITSPANKESDEEKSPLKELQCSSKQNLDKLLQSKVDTSEKSPVTKKNATPAKESDSSPEPDDNLNSQILPFSECRDNKNTVSKNMIPTLCRTNSLKSSMVAKHKLLMTAKVSGLSKKRSIKKHHDAENKSGLQVKINDLWKSFQFKRESEILPSCRKSKPLSPIKDNNNQLPPDTCDETFDNCNGKYFSEVVLQI from the exons ATGGGAATCCAAGGCTTGCTCCAGTTTATCAAAGAGGCAGCTGAACCTACTCATGTAAAGAAGTACAAAGGACAAGTAGTTGCTGTAGACACTTACTGCTGGCTGCACAAAGGAGCCTATGCATGTGCAGACAAACTAGCAAAAGGAGAAGCCACAAATCA ATACGTAGTTTATTGCATGAAATTTGTTGATATGCTTTTATCATTTGGAGTTAAACCAATTCTGGTATTTGATGGATGCACTCTGCCTTCAAAAAAGGAAGTTGAAAAAGCAAGAAGAGA AAAACGACAAGCAAATCTCCTAAAAGGAAAACAGCTGCTCCGTGAAGGGAAATTATCAGAAGCAAGAGAATGCTTTGCTCGCAGCATTAATGTTACCCATGCAATGGCTTGTGAAGTGATTAAA GCTGCCCGAGCCCAAGGAATAGATTGTCTTGTCGCGCCTTATGAAGCTGATGCTCAGTTAGCTTATCTGAACAAAGCTGGCATGGTCCAAGCTATAATTACGGAGGATTCTGATCTCCTCGCTTTTGGATGCAAAAAG GTGTTTCTTAAAATCGACAAATTTGGAAATGGCTTAGAAATTGATCAAGCTCGCCTTGGAATGTGCAAACAGCTTGGGGATGTCTTTACAGAAGAGAAATTCCGCCACATGTGTATTCTGTCTGGTTGTGACTACCTTCCATCCATTCATGGTATTGGCTTAGGCAAGTCTTGCAAACTGTTAAAGATAGCCAATAACCCGGATATTCTAAAG GTCATTGAAAAAATGGGACagtatttaaaaatgaatatttcgGTAACTGAAGAATACATACAAGGATTTATTCGTGCTAATAATACTTTCCTCTATCAGTTGGTTTTTGACCCAGTCAGAAGGAAACTTGTTCCACTGAATGCTTATGAAGATGATATTGATCCAGAAACTCTAGTGTATGCTGGAAA ATACTTCGATGATAGGACTGCTTTTCAAATTGCACTCGGAAATAAAGATATTTTCACAATGGAGCAAATTGATGACTACGATCCTGATGTATCACGG CCTGAATTACCAAGAAGCCACAGCTGGGATGCGAGTTATACTCATGAGAAGTCATCCTATTTAAAGAGTATTTGGAGCAGGGACTACAAACCCTGTTTTACTGCAAAAAGTGTCACAAATTCAACACCTTTGCTAGAGAAATCCACTACCCGAGGAGTTGAGCGGCTAATTAACTTAAAAGGACTCAAGCTTCCTAGCAAAATGCTAGTGGCAAAAAGACCAAGGCATG aagAAGCATCAGAAGAAGAACTGTTAAGCCAGTATTTTTTGAactcaaaaaaaaccaaaacagaaaaATGTGATGAAAACCAGCAACGTTTTAGTGGAATATCTGCAGTCTGTGCTTCCCAGGACTCATGCAAAAATAAGGACAATTCTTGTTTTCAGCCCAGGCTTAGAAATAAATTTGCCActatttttcaaaaagagaatgaaaacaaTGGTGCAGTGGTTGTTCCAGGAACCAAAAGCAG GTTTTTTTGCAACATTGGAGATCTGCCTGAGACTGTATCAAAGAATAAAACTGACCAGCCTCTACAGGACAATGAGGCTGACAGTCCAACTAAGGAAATAAACAAATTAACAGAAGACCAGAGTCCCTGTTCATCGGAGACTGGAGAACGTCTCTTCTCAACCACACCTGGGGTAGGACAGTCCAGCTGTTTCACTTGGTCTAGAAGCTTTGCAGAGAAATCTTCGACTCCTAGCCTATCACAAAGCATAGCACTGCCAAAGCAGTATCAAAGACCCAGTAAAGATATAGGTAAAGACGATAGTGTGCCTAGCTCACAAATAACCTCACCAGCAAATAAAGAGTCTGATGAAGAGAAATCACCTTTAAAAGAACTGCAGTGTTCATCAAAACAGAATCTTGACAAGCTGTTGCAAAGCAAGGTGGATACTTCAGAAAAGTCCCCAGTGACCAAGAAAAATGCGACTCCTGCCAAA gaATCTGACAGCAGTCCAGAACCAGATGATAATCTAAATTCTCAGATCCTTCCATTTTCAGAATGTAGAGATAATAAGAACACAGTttccaaaaatatg atTCCTACACTATGTAGAACAAATTCTCTAAAATCTTCTATGGTGGCAAAACATAAATTACTGATGACCGCCAAAGTTAGTGGCTTAAGCAAGAAAAGAAGTATAAAAAAACACCACGATGCTGAAAACAAGTCAGGACTTCAGGTGAAAATTAACGATCTCTGGAAGAGCTTCCAGTTCAAAAG gGAATCAGAAATACTACCTTCCTGTAGAAAATCAAAACCATTGTCTCCAATTAAAGATAACAATAACCAACTCCCTCCAGACACATGTGATGAAACTTTTGATAACTGCAATGGAAAATATTTCAGTGAAGTGGTACTGCAGATCTGA